In a single window of the Halobaculum lipolyticum genome:
- a CDS encoding aspartate aminotransferase family protein — MSVFEDLSDAGEGFVFGEKPIPIASGEGVHLTAEDGTEYLDFGASYACTPLGHCPPAVVDAVQEQAAELLYVQASYPNAARTELYERLGAVAPGDISKVWLCNSGTEANEAAMKFARSATGREKIVATKRGFHGRTLGALAMTWKKKYRAPFEPVAGGVEFVDYGDTEALAEAVDDETAAVFLEPVQGEGGINPADPEYLQSARDLTEDAGAALVFDEIQTGMGRTGDIWACEGVGVTPDVLTTAKGVASGLPLGATLCADWIADGAASHGSTFSGNPVVAAAANATLEELVAEDVPGNAAKVGDYLTTIMAEAVEEHDLPVREVRGEGLMIGVEVKRGANRYLRDLAMNHQILALPAGRSVVRLLPPLVVNEGHAREVVDALTEVL; from the coding sequence ATGAGCGTGTTCGAAGACCTGTCGGACGCGGGCGAGGGGTTCGTCTTCGGCGAGAAGCCGATCCCCATCGCCTCGGGCGAGGGCGTCCACCTCACCGCCGAGGACGGCACCGAGTACCTCGACTTCGGCGCGAGCTACGCCTGCACGCCGCTGGGGCACTGTCCGCCCGCCGTCGTCGACGCGGTGCAGGAACAGGCCGCCGAGTTGCTGTACGTGCAGGCGTCGTACCCCAACGCCGCCCGCACGGAGCTGTACGAGCGCCTCGGCGCGGTCGCGCCGGGCGACATCTCGAAGGTGTGGCTGTGTAACTCCGGCACCGAGGCCAACGAGGCGGCGATGAAGTTCGCGCGCTCGGCGACGGGTCGCGAGAAGATCGTCGCAACCAAGCGCGGCTTCCACGGCCGGACGCTCGGCGCGCTCGCGATGACGTGGAAGAAGAAGTACCGCGCGCCGTTCGAACCCGTCGCCGGCGGCGTCGAGTTCGTCGACTACGGCGACACGGAGGCGCTCGCGGAGGCCGTCGACGACGAGACGGCCGCGGTGTTCCTCGAACCCGTTCAGGGCGAGGGCGGCATCAACCCCGCCGACCCCGAGTACCTGCAGTCCGCTCGCGACCTGACCGAGGACGCGGGCGCGGCGCTCGTGTTCGACGAGATCCAGACCGGGATGGGCCGCACGGGCGACATCTGGGCGTGCGAGGGCGTCGGCGTCACGCCGGACGTCCTGACGACCGCGAAGGGCGTCGCCTCCGGTCTCCCGCTCGGGGCGACGCTGTGTGCCGATTGGATCGCCGACGGCGCCGCCAGCCACGGCTCGACGTTCTCGGGCAACCCGGTCGTCGCGGCCGCCGCGAACGCGACGCTGGAGGAACTGGTCGCCGAGGACGTGCCCGGAAACGCCGCGAAGGTCGGCGACTACCTCACCACGATCATGGCCGAGGCCGTCGAGGAACACGACCTCCCCGTGCGCGAGGTGCGCGGCGAGGGGCTGATGATCGGCGTCGAGGTGAAACGGGGAGCGAACCGCTACCTGCGCGATCTGGCGATGAACCACCAGATCCTCGCGCTCCCGGCCGGTCGCTCGGTCGTCCGCCTCCTGCCGCCGCTGGTGGTCAACGAGGGGCACGCCCGCGAGGTCGTCGACGCGCTGACGGAGGTGCTGTGA
- a CDS encoding ATP-dependent DNA helicase codes for MSTTDGHLRFFPYEQPYPNQEEAMDRVANSLERGQDVLFEGAPGTGKTLSALVPALEHAREHDRTVVITTNVHQQMRQFVEDARAINETEPIRASVFKGKASMCHIDVDYQECQTLRDTTRSLVDDESDREQLEERLDDLTDEMRDGTDGGAGGDAASAAEARQAVQEELERIDEGLDEESATTCDYYYENLTGDTGEFFSWLFADVRTPEEVYEYAGSRGFCGYELLKEGMEDVELVVCNYHHLLDPMIREQFFRWLDRDPQDVVTVFDEAHNIEDAARDHASKTLTENTLDAALDELKESDDSRAEPAENVLRAFTEALRDTYDEQLGFGARESVGENWDDVSIANEDRRDDLTLAFLDRYEGRGIRAECDLALQLGKRLDEEYEDAYRDGETTTRRECQTLQAAAFVSAWMDGGGELGQHPVVSVRRDAGTDEVYGRAELYTCIPREVTEELFDEVYASVLMSATLRPFDVTKDVLGLSDPATLAYGMEYPEANRRTYSVATPALFASERDDAATQETIAATLSDIVRFTPGNSLLFFPSYAEAERYHELLSGDPNLGTLLLDGSEPDTEQLRRRLVDSDGAALFTSLWGTLAEGVSFDGDDARTVAVVGVPYPHLSERMEAVQDAYDRAFADRSRDAGWEYAVEIPTIRKTRQALGRVIRSPDDFGVRALLDKRYTSADMGKYSVRDAFPPEEREELIDIGPEKLKFAMLNFYTDHAAYDGPPPEP; via the coding sequence GTGTCGACGACGGACGGTCACCTGCGCTTCTTCCCGTACGAGCAGCCGTACCCGAACCAGGAGGAGGCGATGGACCGAGTGGCCAACTCGCTCGAACGCGGCCAGGACGTCCTGTTCGAGGGCGCCCCCGGGACGGGGAAGACGCTCTCGGCGCTCGTGCCCGCGCTCGAACACGCCCGCGAACACGACCGGACGGTCGTCATCACGACGAACGTCCACCAACAGATGCGCCAGTTCGTCGAGGACGCCCGCGCGATCAACGAGACCGAGCCGATCCGCGCCTCGGTGTTCAAGGGGAAGGCGTCGATGTGCCACATCGACGTCGACTACCAGGAGTGCCAGACGCTCCGCGATACGACGCGCTCGCTCGTCGACGACGAGTCCGACCGCGAGCAGTTGGAGGAGCGGCTGGACGACCTCACCGACGAGATGCGCGACGGGACCGACGGCGGCGCCGGCGGCGACGCCGCGAGCGCCGCCGAGGCGCGACAGGCCGTACAGGAGGAGTTGGAGCGCATCGACGAGGGTCTCGACGAGGAGTCTGCCACCACCTGCGACTACTACTACGAGAACCTCACCGGCGACACCGGGGAGTTCTTCTCGTGGCTGTTCGCCGACGTGCGCACGCCCGAGGAAGTGTACGAGTACGCCGGCAGTCGCGGCTTCTGTGGCTACGAACTGCTGAAGGAGGGGATGGAGGACGTGGAACTGGTCGTCTGCAACTACCACCACCTGCTCGACCCGATGATCCGCGAGCAGTTCTTCCGGTGGCTCGACCGCGACCCGCAGGACGTCGTCACCGTGTTCGACGAGGCGCACAACATCGAGGACGCCGCCCGCGACCACGCCTCGAAGACGCTCACCGAGAACACCCTCGACGCCGCGCTCGACGAACTGAAGGAGTCCGACGACTCCCGCGCCGAGCCGGCGGAGAACGTCCTCCGGGCGTTCACCGAGGCGCTGCGGGACACCTACGACGAGCAACTCGGCTTCGGCGCGCGCGAGTCCGTCGGCGAGAACTGGGACGACGTGTCCATCGCCAACGAGGACCGCCGCGACGACCTCACGCTCGCGTTCCTCGACCGCTACGAGGGACGGGGGATCCGCGCGGAGTGCGACCTGGCGCTCCAACTCGGCAAGCGCCTCGACGAGGAGTACGAGGACGCCTACCGCGACGGCGAGACCACGACCCGGAGGGAGTGCCAGACGCTCCAAGCCGCCGCGTTCGTCTCCGCGTGGATGGACGGCGGCGGCGAGTTGGGCCAGCACCCGGTCGTCTCCGTCCGCCGCGACGCCGGCACCGACGAGGTGTACGGCCGCGCGGAACTGTACACCTGCATCCCCCGCGAGGTGACCGAGGAGCTGTTCGACGAGGTGTACGCGAGCGTCCTCATGTCGGCGACGCTGCGCCCGTTCGACGTGACGAAGGACGTGCTCGGGCTGTCGGACCCCGCGACGCTCGCGTACGGGATGGAGTACCCCGAGGCGAACCGCCGGACGTACTCGGTGGCGACGCCGGCGCTGTTCGCCTCCGAGCGCGACGACGCCGCCACCCAGGAGACCATCGCCGCCACACTCTCCGATATCGTCCGGTTCACGCCCGGCAACAGCCTCCTGTTCTTCCCGTCGTACGCGGAGGCCGAGCGCTACCACGAACTCCTGTCGGGCGACCCGAACCTCGGCACCCTGCTGCTCGACGGCTCGGAGCCGGACACCGAGCAACTGCGCCGGCGGCTCGTCGACAGCGACGGCGCGGCGCTGTTCACGTCGCTGTGGGGGACGCTCGCGGAGGGGGTGAGCTTCGACGGCGACGACGCCCGGACCGTCGCCGTCGTCGGCGTGCCGTACCCCCACCTCTCCGAGCGCATGGAGGCGGTGCAGGACGCCTACGACCGCGCGTTCGCCGACCGGTCGCGCGACGCCGGCTGGGAGTACGCCGTCGAGATTCCCACCATCCGCAAGACGCGGCAGGCGCTCGGGCGGGTGATCCGGTCGCCCGACGACTTCGGCGTGCGCGCGCTGCTCGACAAGCGCTACACCTCCGCGGACATGGGGAAGTACTCCGTGCGCGACGCGTTCCCCCCCGAGGAGCGCGAGGAACTGATCGACATCGGCCCGGAGAAGCTGAAGTTCGCGATGCTGAACTTCTACACCGACCACGCGGCGTACGACGGGCCGCCACCGGAGCCGTAG
- a CDS encoding acetylglutamate/acetylaminoadipate kinase, translating into MSWPGAAAVANGEIRSDGGDGPPVVVKLGGARAVDPAGAVGDVAHLVANGRDVVVVHGGSTAVDDLLADLGKEAEYVETPSGVTGRFTDAETMEAFTMALAGQVNTDLVTAMKNAGVDAVGLSGVDGGLLTGPRKSAVRVVEDGKKKIKRGDHSGTPKAVNDGLLTTLLADGYTPVVSPPMFGMESENEGTPVNTDADRAAAAVAGALGAELVILTDVAGVYADPDDPDTLIESVATGAEYDALADAAEGFMTRKVMAATEALESGATAVTVADANVRDPIVAALDGTGTRIERSAVVEESAADAAADAEVDG; encoded by the coding sequence GTGAGCTGGCCCGGCGCCGCCGCGGTCGCGAACGGCGAGATCCGCTCCGACGGCGGCGACGGCCCGCCCGTCGTCGTGAAACTCGGCGGCGCGCGCGCCGTCGACCCCGCGGGCGCCGTCGGCGACGTGGCCCACCTCGTCGCCAACGGCCGGGACGTGGTCGTCGTCCACGGCGGCTCGACCGCCGTCGACGACCTGCTCGCGGACCTGGGCAAGGAGGCGGAGTACGTCGAGACGCCGTCGGGCGTCACCGGCCGCTTCACCGACGCCGAGACGATGGAGGCGTTCACGATGGCGCTGGCGGGGCAGGTGAACACCGACCTCGTGACGGCCATGAAGAACGCCGGCGTCGACGCCGTGGGGCTGTCGGGCGTCGACGGCGGTCTCCTCACCGGCCCGCGGAAATCCGCGGTCCGCGTCGTCGAGGACGGGAAGAAGAAGATCAAGCGCGGCGACCACTCGGGCACCCCGAAGGCGGTCAACGACGGACTGCTGACGACCCTGCTCGCGGACGGCTACACGCCCGTCGTCTCCCCGCCCATGTTCGGGATGGAGTCCGAGAACGAGGGCACCCCCGTCAACACCGACGCCGACCGCGCCGCCGCGGCGGTCGCGGGCGCACTCGGCGCAGAACTGGTGATCCTGACGGACGTCGCCGGCGTGTACGCTGACCCGGACGACCCCGACACGCTCATCGAGTCGGTCGCGACGGGCGCCGAGTACGACGCGCTCGCCGACGCCGCCGAGGGGTTCATGACCCGGAAGGTGATGGCCGCGACCGAGGCGCTCGAATCGGGCGCCACGGCCGTCACCGTCGCCGACGCGAACGTTCGCGACCCCATCGTCGCCGCGCTCGACGGCACCGGCACGCGCATCGAACGCTCGGCGGTCGTCGAGGAGTCGGCCGCGGACGCCGCCGCCGACGCGGAGGTGGACGGATGA
- a CDS encoding Sjogren's syndrome/scleroderma autoantigen 1 family protein, protein MSDDAAAGDAGFDKEAEREKLREKFARDEEKRESTRRMSELLLKGATMTNGHCDACGSPIFRQDGREFCPQCDGGGAETAAAPAEGDPGAAGDPGAATDAATPTADAADPPAADAAGPTDATAATANAGRATAPPSAPNGRTSPDSGATAPTADASASTPTASPTADSAAGDDLAAGRDALARALRRHAEAGAEATDPRAAADHLEAAREAAEALAALRR, encoded by the coding sequence ATGAGCGACGACGCGGCCGCCGGCGACGCCGGCTTCGACAAGGAGGCCGAACGCGAGAAGCTCCGGGAGAAGTTCGCCCGCGACGAGGAGAAACGCGAGTCCACGCGACGGATGAGCGAACTCCTTTTGAAGGGGGCGACGATGACGAACGGCCACTGCGACGCCTGCGGGTCGCCGATCTTCCGACAGGACGGCCGGGAGTTCTGTCCCCAGTGCGACGGCGGCGGCGCGGAGACCGCCGCCGCGCCCGCGGAGGGCGACCCGGGCGCCGCGGGCGACCCGGGCGCCGCGACCGACGCCGCGACACCGACGGCGGACGCCGCCGACCCTCCCGCCGCCGACGCGGCGGGACCGACGGACGCGACCGCGGCGACGGCGAACGCGGGGCGCGCGACAGCCCCTCCGTCGGCACCGAACGGTCGCACGTCGCCCGACTCCGGCGCGACCGCCCCGACCGCGGACGCCTCGGCGTCGACACCGACGGCGTCCCCGACGGCCGACTCCGCCGCCGGCGACGACCTCGCGGCCGGCCGCGACGCGCTCGCGCGGGCGCTCCGGCGCCACGCGGAGGCCGGCGCCGAGGCGACCGACCCGCGCGCGGCCGCCGACCACCTCGAAGCGGCCCGCGAGGCCGCCGAGGCGCTCGCGGCGCTGCGGCGCTGA
- the argF gene encoding ornithine carbamoyltransferase: MSTNTTPTTPDDDADQFPSDFLDIDDLTPGQLATVLARASDLKAGKDLTQLPRTTLAMLFEKPSTRTRASFETGMTQLGGHAMFLGPDAIQLGHGEPLKDTARALGGYADAIMVRTFAHENAEILAEYAGVPVINGLTDDAHPCQTLADLLTIHEEVGDLSEVRAAWVGDGNNVGRSFAVGAALAGLDLTVATPDGYGLGDDVYDRCAELGTEPTVADTPEDAVADADVVYTDVWVSMGEEGRREVKLPDFEGYQVNEELLADTDAAFMHCLPAHRGEEVTDAVLESERSLVWEQAENRMHAQKGLLVEMLE; the protein is encoded by the coding sequence ATGAGCACGAACACGACACCGACGACGCCCGACGACGACGCCGACCAGTTCCCGAGCGACTTCCTCGACATCGACGACCTGACCCCCGGCCAACTGGCGACGGTCCTCGCGCGCGCCTCCGACCTGAAGGCCGGCAAGGACCTCACGCAGCTGCCGCGGACGACGCTCGCGATGCTGTTCGAGAAGCCCTCGACCCGCACCCGCGCGAGCTTCGAGACGGGCATGACCCAGCTCGGCGGCCACGCGATGTTCCTCGGTCCAGACGCGATCCAACTGGGCCACGGCGAGCCGCTGAAGGACACCGCCCGCGCGCTCGGCGGCTACGCCGACGCGATCATGGTGCGTACCTTCGCCCACGAGAACGCCGAGATCCTCGCGGAGTACGCCGGCGTCCCCGTGATCAACGGCCTGACCGACGACGCCCACCCCTGTCAGACGCTCGCGGACCTGCTCACCATCCACGAGGAGGTCGGCGACCTCTCGGAGGTGCGGGCGGCGTGGGTCGGCGACGGCAACAACGTCGGGCGCTCGTTCGCCGTCGGCGCCGCGCTCGCCGGCCTCGACCTCACGGTCGCGACGCCCGACGGCTACGGTCTCGGCGACGACGTGTACGACCGCTGTGCGGAACTGGGCACCGAGCCGACCGTCGCCGACACGCCCGAAGACGCCGTCGCCGACGCCGACGTGGTGTACACCGACGTGTGGGTGAGCATGGGCGAAGAGGGCCGCCGCGAGGTGAAGCTCCCGGACTTCGAGGGGTACCAAGTGAACGAGGAACTGCTCGCCGACACCGACGCCGCGTTCATGCACTGTCTCCCCGCCCACCGCGGCGAGGAGGTCACCGACGCCGTGCTGGAGTCGGAGCGCTCGCTCGTGTGGGAGCAGGCGGAGAACCGGATGCACGCGCAGAAGGGGCTGCTGGTGGAGATGCTGGAGTAG
- a CDS encoding [LysW]-lysine hydrolase has translation MMAVPNPMEPTDALDTEGRQLLYDLVSTPSVSGDEAAAADLLVEFFESHGREAYTDEVGNVHAPGDDAVLLTSHVDTVPGDVPVDVADGDEELDADGPVLWGRGSVDATGSLAAMAVAAVETGVSFVGVVGEETDSRGARHLVETRDAPDAVINGEPSGWDAVTLGYRGLISGTYVATSESGHTSRPDPNAVEHAMHWWRRVEDAFDYYDYGAVFEQVTTKPVSIDGGLSTDGLSMEATMDVQFRVPPSLTPEDVRERADAELEAGTVHWNDPIPPVMGSPRDDVATAIRGGIRRAGGEPRLLRKTGTADVNIFAGAWDAPMATYGPGDSSLDHAPDERLPLAEFDRAVEVLTDASARLRERDD, from the coding sequence ATGATGGCGGTCCCGAACCCGATGGAGCCGACGGACGCGCTCGACACCGAGGGCCGGCAACTGCTGTACGACCTCGTGTCCACGCCCTCGGTTTCCGGCGACGAGGCGGCCGCGGCCGACCTGCTCGTCGAGTTCTTCGAGTCGCACGGCCGCGAGGCGTACACCGACGAGGTCGGCAACGTCCACGCGCCCGGCGACGACGCGGTCCTGCTCACCTCCCACGTCGACACCGTCCCCGGCGACGTGCCGGTGGACGTCGCCGACGGCGACGAGGAACTGGACGCCGACGGCCCCGTGCTGTGGGGTCGCGGCAGCGTCGACGCGACCGGGTCGCTGGCGGCGATGGCGGTCGCGGCCGTCGAGACGGGCGTCTCCTTCGTCGGCGTCGTCGGCGAGGAGACCGACTCCCGCGGCGCGCGCCACCTCGTGGAGACGCGCGACGCGCCCGACGCCGTCATCAACGGCGAGCCCTCGGGCTGGGACGCGGTCACGCTCGGCTACCGCGGACTCATCTCCGGCACGTACGTCGCGACCAGCGAGTCGGGCCACACCTCCCGGCCGGACCCCAACGCCGTCGAACACGCGATGCACTGGTGGCGCCGCGTCGAGGACGCGTTCGACTACTACGACTACGGCGCCGTGTTCGAGCAGGTGACGACCAAGCCGGTATCCATCGACGGCGGCCTCTCGACGGACGGGCTGTCGATGGAGGCGACGATGGACGTGCAGTTCCGCGTGCCGCCGTCGCTGACGCCCGAGGACGTGCGCGAGCGCGCCGACGCCGAGTTGGAGGCGGGGACGGTCCACTGGAACGACCCGATCCCGCCCGTGATGGGCAGCCCGCGCGACGACGTCGCCACGGCGATCCGCGGCGGGATCCGCCGGGCGGGCGGCGAGCCGCGCCTGCTCCGCAAGACCGGCACCGCGGACGTGAACATCTTCGCCGGCGCGTGGGACGCGCCCATGGCGACGTACGGTCCCGGCGACTCCTCGCTGGACCACGCGCCCGACGAACGGCTCCCGCTGGCGGAGTTCGACCGTGCGGTCGAGGTGTTGACCGACGCGAGCGCGCGACTGCGAGAGCGAGACGACTGA
- the argC gene encoding N-acetyl-gamma-glutamyl-phosphate reductase: MSEDEHLTASVVGASGFAGGELCRLLTGHPDFDLVQATSREYENKTLGYVHPNLRGVDLRFSSPEDLDSVDVLFASTPHGVSMEHIDTFRDAAGTVVDLSADFRLNDAADYDEWYDGHTAPEHIADAVYALPELGREKLEGADLVASGGCNATATMLALKPLVDSGVITPDDRVVADLKVGSSEGGAGGGAASSHPERSGVVRPYAPTGHRHEAEIQQELGLSIAFTVHAVDMTRGAAATCHAFPSERVTTGDLWGAYREAYDDEPFVRLVAGGGGVYRYPEPKAVAGTNYAEVGFELDPSNGRVVAFSAIDNVMKGAAGQAVHAANVALGLDETAGLDFQGLHPVGAP, from the coding sequence ATGAGCGAGGACGAGCACCTCACCGCCTCCGTCGTCGGCGCCTCCGGCTTCGCGGGCGGGGAACTGTGTCGCCTGCTCACCGGGCACCCCGACTTCGACCTCGTGCAGGCCACCAGCCGCGAGTACGAGAACAAGACGCTCGGCTACGTCCACCCGAACCTGCGCGGGGTCGACCTGCGCTTCTCCTCGCCGGAGGATCTCGACTCCGTGGACGTGCTGTTCGCCTCTACCCCGCACGGCGTCTCGATGGAGCACATCGACACGTTCCGCGACGCTGCGGGCACCGTGGTCGACCTCTCGGCGGACTTCCGCCTGAACGACGCGGCCGACTACGACGAATGGTACGACGGGCACACGGCGCCCGAGCACATCGCCGACGCCGTGTACGCGCTCCCGGAACTGGGGCGCGAGAAGCTGGAAGGCGCGGACCTCGTCGCCTCCGGCGGCTGTAACGCGACGGCGACGATGCTGGCGCTGAAGCCGCTCGTCGACTCGGGGGTCATCACCCCCGACGACCGCGTCGTCGCGGACCTGAAGGTCGGCTCCTCGGAGGGCGGCGCGGGCGGCGGGGCGGCCTCCAGCCACCCCGAACGCTCGGGCGTCGTGCGCCCGTACGCGCCGACGGGGCACCGTCACGAGGCCGAGATCCAGCAGGAACTGGGTCTCTCGATCGCGTTCACCGTCCACGCGGTGGACATGACGCGCGGCGCGGCCGCGACGTGTCACGCCTTCCCGAGCGAGCGCGTCACCACGGGCGACCTGTGGGGCGCCTACCGCGAGGCGTACGACGACGAGCCGTTCGTCCGCCTCGTCGCGGGCGGCGGCGGCGTGTACCGCTACCCCGAGCCGAAGGCCGTGGCCGGGACGAACTACGCCGAGGTCGGCTTCGAACTCGACCCGAGCAACGGCCGCGTCGTCGCGTTCTCGGCCATCGACAACGTGATGAAGGGCGCGGCGGGGCAGGCGGTCCACGCCGCCAACGTCGCGCTCGGCCTCGACGAGACGGCCGGGCTCGACTTCCAGGGGCTCCACCCCGTGGGGGCGCCGTGA
- a CDS encoding DEAD/DEAH box helicase — protein MAEAAETGAYVEHPLLVPEFIEDRRYQTELAATARGGHTLVCLPTGLGKTTVSLLVTAHRLYEVGGKSLFLAPTKPLVQQHADFYREALDVADEEIVVFTGEVRPDDRAELWESASIVIATPQVVENDLVGNRISLADVTHLTFDECHRASGDYAYVYIAERYHADAADPLVTGMSASPGGDREEITEVCENLGIDRVEVMTEEDADVGEYTHDTDVQWERIDLPEPIVEIRDALNEVITDRLEMLKSLGVSRTTQPDVSQKDLNRMRGELQRMMDGGNSDAYKGMSVHAEVMKLRRAVELVETQSVEALRRYFERQRNAARSSGASKASQRLVSEPKVREAMRKAENFDDLHPKFRRTRVLLAQTLGIGGGERVIVFTESRDTAEALTEFLSASFDTRRFVGQGDKEGSDGMTQKQQQETLDAFRAGEFEVLVSTSVAEEGLDVPEVDLVLFFEPVPTAIRSIQRKGRTGRQDEGAVVVLLANDTRDEAFFWISRRREKEMEEELRKLKGVADEIAGDLDDDQTGLTEFDGDGNAANGDGVTADAANTANAAASTDSQPGLTDFDPDDDADETDDADGDAADAESEASDDTDDGDDGDTDADADGVVAAAGTDTEGVEIVIDQRELESTIARDLSTREGITTRLETLAVGDYVLSDRVAVERKSVADFLDTLVGGDRSMFEQVKDTARAYARPVVIVEGEDLYGERNVHPNAIRGALSSLAIDFDASVLRTEDEADTADLLEVIARREQETNDREVSVHGDKGAKTLGEQQEYVVSSIADIGPVTSRALLDHFGSVEGVMCAREADLLDVSGVGQVTAERIREVVGSEYAERGEQADGGDDGEES, from the coding sequence ATGGCCGAGGCCGCCGAGACGGGCGCGTACGTCGAGCACCCCCTGTTGGTGCCGGAGTTCATCGAGGACCGCCGCTACCAGACGGAGTTGGCGGCGACCGCCCGCGGCGGCCACACGCTCGTGTGTCTCCCGACCGGCCTCGGGAAGACCACGGTGTCGCTGCTCGTCACCGCCCACCGCCTGTACGAGGTCGGTGGCAAGTCGCTGTTCCTCGCGCCGACGAAGCCGCTCGTGCAACAGCACGCGGACTTCTACCGGGAGGCGCTGGACGTCGCCGACGAGGAGATCGTCGTGTTCACCGGCGAGGTCCGCCCGGACGACCGCGCCGAGTTGTGGGAGTCGGCGAGCATCGTCATCGCGACGCCGCAGGTCGTCGAGAACGACCTCGTCGGCAACCGGATCAGCCTCGCCGACGTAACGCACCTCACCTTCGACGAGTGTCACCGCGCGAGCGGCGACTACGCGTACGTGTACATCGCCGAGCGCTACCACGCCGACGCGGCCGATCCCCTCGTCACGGGGATGTCCGCCTCCCCCGGCGGCGACCGCGAGGAGATCACCGAGGTGTGCGAGAACCTCGGGATCGACCGCGTCGAGGTGATGACCGAGGAGGACGCCGACGTGGGCGAGTACACCCACGACACCGACGTCCAGTGGGAGCGCATCGACCTGCCGGAGCCGATCGTCGAGATCCGCGACGCGCTCAACGAGGTGATCACCGACCGACTGGAGATGTTGAAGTCGCTCGGCGTGTCGCGCACCACCCAGCCGGACGTCTCCCAGAAGGACCTCAACCGGATGCGCGGGGAACTCCAGCGGATGATGGACGGCGGCAACTCGGACGCGTACAAGGGGATGTCCGTCCACGCGGAGGTGATGAAGCTCCGGCGGGCGGTCGAACTCGTCGAGACGCAGTCCGTCGAGGCGCTGCGCCGCTACTTCGAGCGCCAGCGCAACGCCGCGCGCTCGTCGGGCGCCTCGAAGGCGAGCCAGCGGCTCGTCTCCGAACCCAAAGTGCGCGAGGCGATGCGGAAGGCCGAGAACTTCGACGACCTCCACCCGAAGTTCCGCCGGACCAGAGTCCTGCTCGCGCAGACGCTCGGCATCGGCGGCGGCGAGCGCGTCATCGTGTTCACGGAGTCGCGCGACACCGCCGAGGCGCTGACGGAGTTCCTCTCGGCGTCGTTCGACACCCGCCGGTTCGTCGGGCAGGGCGACAAGGAAGGCTCGGACGGGATGACCCAGAAGCAACAGCAGGAGACGCTCGACGCGTTCCGCGCCGGCGAGTTCGAGGTGCTCGTCTCCACCAGCGTCGCCGAGGAGGGGCTGGACGTCCCCGAGGTCGATCTGGTCCTCTTCTTCGAGCCGGTGCCGACCGCCATCCGCTCGATCCAGCGGAAGGGGCGGACCGGCCGGCAGGACGAGGGCGCCGTCGTCGTCCTGCTCGCCAACGACACGCGCGACGAGGCGTTCTTCTGGATCTCGCGGCGGCGCGAGAAGGAGATGGAGGAGGAGCTGCGGAAGCTGAAGGGCGTCGCCGACGAGATCGCCGGCGACCTCGACGACGACCAGACGGGGCTGACGGAGTTCGACGGGGACGGGAACGCGGCAAACGGCGACGGGGTGACCGCCGACGCCGCGAACACCGCGAACGCGGCGGCCTCGACCGACAGCCAGCCCGGCCTCACCGACTTCGATCCGGACGACGACGCCGACGAGACGGACGACGCGGACGGCGACGCGGCTGACGCGGAGTCCGAGGCGAGCGACGACACCGACGACGGGGACGACGGCGACACCGACGCGGACGCCGACGGTGTCGTCGCCGCCGCCGGCACCGACACCGAGGGAGTCGAGATCGTGATCGACCAGCGCGAGTTGGAGTCGACCATCGCGCGCGACCTCTCCACCCGCGAGGGGATCACGACGCGGCTGGAGACGCTGGCGGTCGGCGACTACGTGCTGTCGGACCGCGTCGCCGTCGAGCGCAAGTCCGTCGCCGACTTCCTCGACACGCTCGTGGGCGGGGACCGCTCGATGTTCGAGCAGGTGAAAGACACCGCCCGCGCGTACGCCCGCCCCGTCGTCATCGTCGAGGGGGAGGACCTGTACGGCGAGCGCAACGTCCACCCGAACGCGATCCGCGGCGCGCTGTCGTCGCTGGCGATCGACTTCGACGCGAGCGTCCTGCGAACCGAAGACGAGGCGGACACCGCCGACCTGTTGGAGGTGATCGCCCGCCGCGAGCAGGAGACGAACGACCGCGAGGTGTCCGTCCACGGCGACAAGGGCGCCAAGACGCTCGGCGAGCAGCAGGAGTACGTCGTCTCGTCGATCGCGGACATCGGTCCGGTCACCTCGCGGGCGCTACTCGACCACTTCGGCAGCGTCGAGGGCGTGATGTGCGCCCGCGAAGCCGACCTGCTGGACGTCTCGGGCGTCGGGCAGGTGACGGCCGAGCGGATCCGGGAGGTCGTGGGGAGCGAGTACGCAGAGCGCGGCGAACAGGCGGACGGCGGGGACGACGGCGAGGAGTCGTAG